The following are encoded together in the Streptomyces tsukubensis genome:
- a CDS encoding TSUP family transporter, protein MLTLPAASFEAAVPWLLAFATLLVAFGRHVSHALRNILGRPVGMSARAVLIGQFVLAIYGGYFGGAVGIMMMAVWSVGLGLDAAVSNPMRVTRLAAIYVSATVLLLVTSDALGSPMILLTMLAGAAVGGYGGAHLARRLPAGALRGLLVASACATTVLYFLRG, encoded by the coding sequence GTGCTGACGCTGCCCGCGGCGTCGTTCGAGGCCGCCGTGCCCTGGCTGCTGGCCTTCGCCACCCTGCTCGTCGCCTTTGGGCGCCACGTCTCGCACGCGCTGCGCAACATCCTCGGCCGCCCGGTCGGCATGAGTGCGCGCGCCGTGCTGATCGGTCAGTTCGTCCTCGCCATCTACGGCGGATACTTCGGCGGTGCCGTAGGCATCATGATGATGGCGGTGTGGAGCGTCGGCCTCGGCCTCGACGCGGCGGTCAGCAACCCGATGCGGGTCACCCGGCTCGCGGCCATCTATGTCAGCGCGACCGTGCTCCTCCTCGTCACATCGGACGCGTTGGGCTCCCCGATGATCCTCCTCACCATGCTGGCCGGAGCGGCGGTGGGCGGCTACGGCGGTGCCCACCTCGCCCGCCGTCTCCCCGCCGGGGCACTGCGAGGACTCCTCGTCGCCTCCGCCTGCGCCACGACCGTCCTCTACTTCCTGCGCGGTTGA
- a CDS encoding MFS transporter, with translation MNGRRFLLPVVLSATFVQLLNVTIAQIAAPAIQSGLGAGSGAVQLVLAGYTLAYACLLITAARLGERYGYRRLFMLGSAVFAAGSVACAAAPGSGCLIAARLVQGAGSGLVAPQVLSLIRTGVSPDRRPRALALYGATMGVASLAGPLIGGLLVGADLFGLGWRAVFLVTVPVALVSLAGAALLPPTRGTEGQRVDWVGSALATTGFATLILPCALGREAGWPWWTWASFAVAAVSLTCFVRTLRHRQDPLIHPSVLRDGTARRGVLLVFVFNAGVPSFTYLLFLHLQSALGYSALSAALTSAPFAAAAVVGSRAAPALSRLLGAKALTAATLVLAGTSVALAPLIETGPGRRAALPVLAAGGAAFGLFTAAVFTLVLAGVGGAAASSVSGLLPTAQQLGGSIGVTAAGLAYFAPADGANAAFAHAMAYEAAVFVLTALIALRLRRPGPGPERTRREPASGAHGQTA, from the coding sequence GTGAACGGCCGACGCTTCCTGCTTCCGGTGGTGCTGAGTGCGACCTTCGTGCAACTGCTCAACGTCACAATCGCGCAGATCGCCGCTCCGGCCATCCAGTCCGGCCTGGGCGCGGGCTCCGGCGCGGTACAACTCGTGCTGGCCGGATACACCCTGGCGTACGCGTGCCTGCTCATCACCGCCGCACGGCTGGGCGAACGCTACGGATACCGGCGGCTGTTCATGCTGGGCTCCGCGGTGTTCGCAGCCGGCTCGGTGGCCTGCGCGGCCGCGCCCGGCTCCGGATGCCTGATCGCGGCCCGGCTGGTGCAGGGGGCGGGCAGCGGGCTGGTCGCCCCGCAGGTGCTCTCACTCATCCGCACCGGCGTTTCGCCGGACCGCCGCCCACGAGCCCTCGCCCTGTACGGCGCCACGATGGGCGTGGCGTCACTGGCGGGGCCGCTCATCGGTGGGCTGCTCGTCGGCGCGGACCTCTTCGGCCTCGGCTGGCGCGCGGTCTTTCTGGTCACGGTGCCCGTGGCACTCGTCTCGCTGGCGGGTGCGGCCCTGCTGCCTCCCACGCGCGGTACGGAAGGACAACGCGTGGACTGGGTGGGCTCGGCGCTGGCCACCACAGGATTCGCCACGCTGATCCTGCCGTGCGCGCTGGGCAGGGAGGCCGGCTGGCCCTGGTGGACTTGGGCCTCGTTCGCCGTGGCCGCGGTGTCCCTCACCTGCTTCGTCCGCACGCTCCGGCACCGGCAGGACCCCCTGATCCACCCGTCGGTCCTGCGGGACGGGACCGCGCGGCGGGGCGTGCTGCTGGTGTTCGTCTTCAACGCCGGAGTCCCGTCGTTCACATACCTGCTGTTCCTGCATCTGCAATCGGCACTCGGGTATTCGGCGCTCTCGGCCGCGCTGACGTCGGCGCCGTTCGCCGCGGCGGCCGTGGTGGGCAGCCGTGCCGCCCCGGCCCTCTCCCGCCTCCTGGGCGCGAAGGCGCTGACCGCCGCCACGCTCGTGCTGGCGGGCACCTCCGTGGCGCTCGCGCCGCTCATCGAAACCGGACCGGGGCGCCGTGCGGCACTGCCGGTACTGGCGGCCGGAGGCGCAGCGTTCGGCCTGTTCACGGCCGCGGTGTTCACGCTGGTGCTGGCGGGGGTGGGTGGCGCCGCCGCGAGTTCGGTGTCGGGGCTGCTGCCCACGGCCCAGCAACTCGGCGGCTCGATCGGGGTGACGGCGGCCGGGCTGGCCTATTTCGCGCCGGCCGACGGTGCGAACGCGGCGTTCGCCCACGCGATGGCCTACGAGGCCGCGGTCTTCGTACTCACGGCACTGATCGCCCTCCGGCTGCGACGGCCCGGTCCGGGACCGGAGCGGACCCGGCGGGAGCCGGCCTCCGGAGCGCACGGACAGACCGCCTGA
- a CDS encoding CHAT domain-containing protein encodes MVSDESSGGVQGLRIWATEAIERAAGVITRALTGTPSPTDFDAPVAELTGLRGLLDHDHALLGVVTLRLGGLLAIRYSTGNGTQEDRVRAQRLLNEARDPATPAGEAVTEEDRQWAAMLLLSVTDSSVPSGAPGTAPDFWTVFDRSLRSAPGSVAVEAARFEALAEEAGRLPLAPEDREKFRHAQEMLSHLSRTGLSEPEKLMGMLPADFPFSDQLRVLMELAKDLPDERSTAAADTGQDGGDQDDGPRPRQSASRRDAPETPARTPGADTTSADPPHTDTTPLDAPDAPGAPDADTTVLGAWLATMLGTTDALRTGDPEEVSRLLQRLGADLDRLPEGHDRAPEIENLMRMVLRTGQPLGGSQQDGDVARGHAGPVADHFAEQAAGDPAAAALVLGNRVIGLLDRVNKAEESESWDDLAALVDELESVERSTPEGHPIRPVVRLALGSALSALGSHTKDTDTLLRGFANQEETLASMSAAAHGVPEALIHAFRDALRTARSAVSDTPGLMPAYAPPPADATTETRFFSALAGSIRHSVTHDPADLNAAIVELEHIRDQVRQGRSPQIAAPALWQLAENYRARLGLTQDPADHDAATNAALESLQALAGDVVLQSGPDHGLLTARSGADRGIRAAVWAASHGRVEEAVAALELGRALVLQAASTSRAVPDLLEARGHDGLAGEWRASDVPAAPAPGALPRELPSSLRRRALAALGHREAGGALFRTPTVEELKAGIAEGDADALVYLLAGEGDALGMAIVVGPDIGTGVRALPLLCDQHGGPLERYVDAAVRHQSQPHDAAAEEEWEEALSELCDWATGAVIAPVLTGVAERLSENENRRKDRPGPPRIVLVPCGRLGIVPWHAARMPAGSPHAYACQIMVFSYAASGRQFLDTVRRARRAPAADPVLLADPSMTLPHADLEVTALHRNLYPGARLYGELFDPPVEPEATGTPDHLLDVLAGTPSVLHVACHGSAGLSPTASALQLAEPEDDPGSRPDENDPQDARANPGMLTVSRLLGRRGTRTGEPAPDDGPLVVLPACQTDLSTRDHDEALTLTTAFVAGGARDVVGSRWSTRDSASALMMVVFHHYVSVEGFSPVDALRAAQLWMLDPHRQNPGSLGGDLLAELKKGPRLDHPADWAPFIHQGYPGPALKTPAAPGATTASTASTRDASTRDASARDAASDDT; translated from the coding sequence ATGGTGAGCGACGAGAGCAGCGGTGGCGTCCAGGGGCTGCGGATATGGGCCACCGAGGCGATCGAACGAGCGGCCGGAGTGATCACGCGGGCGCTGACGGGGACGCCCTCCCCCACCGATTTCGACGCCCCCGTGGCCGAACTCACCGGCCTGCGCGGGCTCTTGGACCACGATCACGCGTTGCTCGGCGTGGTGACGCTGCGGCTCGGCGGTCTGCTGGCCATCCGGTACTCCACAGGGAACGGCACCCAGGAAGACCGCGTACGTGCGCAGCGCCTCCTCAACGAGGCGCGTGACCCGGCGACGCCCGCGGGCGAGGCGGTGACGGAGGAGGACAGGCAGTGGGCGGCGATGCTCCTGCTGTCGGTGACGGACTCCTCCGTGCCGAGCGGGGCGCCAGGGACAGCCCCGGATTTCTGGACCGTCTTCGACCGCTCCCTGCGATCGGCCCCGGGATCGGTGGCCGTGGAAGCGGCGCGGTTCGAGGCCCTGGCCGAGGAGGCCGGTCGGCTGCCGCTGGCGCCCGAGGACCGGGAGAAGTTTCGGCACGCCCAGGAGATGCTGTCGCACCTGTCCCGCACCGGCCTCTCCGAGCCGGAGAAACTGATGGGCATGCTGCCCGCGGACTTCCCCTTCTCCGATCAGCTGCGCGTACTGATGGAACTGGCGAAGGACCTGCCCGACGAGCGGTCGACCGCTGCCGCTGACACCGGGCAGGACGGCGGCGACCAGGACGATGGTCCCCGGCCCCGGCAGAGCGCCTCCCGCCGCGACGCCCCGGAAACACCCGCCCGGACGCCGGGCGCCGACACCACCTCCGCCGACCCCCCGCACACCGACACCACACCCCTCGACGCCCCGGACGCCCCGGGCGCCCCGGACGCCGACACCACCGTCCTCGGCGCCTGGCTGGCCACGATGCTCGGTACCACCGACGCTCTGCGCACAGGCGACCCGGAGGAGGTCAGCCGACTGCTCCAGCGGCTCGGGGCGGACCTGGACCGGCTGCCGGAAGGCCATGACCGGGCCCCCGAGATCGAGAACCTGATGCGCATGGTGCTGCGCACGGGCCAGCCCCTGGGCGGCAGCCAGCAGGACGGCGACGTCGCCCGCGGCCACGCGGGGCCGGTGGCAGACCACTTCGCCGAGCAGGCCGCAGGCGACCCCGCGGCCGCCGCCCTCGTCCTGGGCAACCGAGTGATAGGGCTGCTGGACCGCGTCAACAAGGCGGAGGAATCGGAGTCCTGGGACGACCTCGCGGCGCTGGTCGACGAACTCGAATCCGTCGAACGGTCCACCCCCGAGGGCCACCCGATCCGCCCTGTGGTGCGGCTCGCGCTCGGATCCGCGCTCTCCGCACTGGGCTCGCACACCAAGGACACCGACACGCTCCTGCGCGGGTTCGCCAACCAGGAGGAGACCCTGGCCTCCATGTCCGCCGCGGCCCACGGCGTTCCAGAGGCGCTGATCCATGCCTTCAGGGACGCGCTGCGCACCGCCAGGTCCGCCGTGAGCGACACCCCAGGACTGATGCCCGCCTACGCCCCGCCGCCGGCGGACGCCACCACGGAGACCCGTTTCTTCTCCGCACTGGCGGGGTCGATACGGCACTCCGTCACCCATGACCCGGCCGACCTGAACGCCGCCATCGTCGAACTGGAGCACATTCGCGACCAGGTCAGGCAGGGCCGCTCCCCGCAGATCGCCGCTCCCGCGCTCTGGCAGCTCGCGGAGAACTACCGTGCCCGTCTCGGCCTCACCCAGGACCCGGCGGACCATGACGCCGCCACGAACGCGGCACTGGAGTCCCTCCAGGCGCTCGCCGGTGACGTCGTACTGCAATCGGGGCCCGACCACGGTCTGCTGACCGCCCGGTCGGGAGCCGACCGAGGCATCAGGGCCGCCGTCTGGGCAGCCTCCCACGGCCGGGTCGAGGAAGCCGTGGCCGCGCTGGAGCTCGGCCGGGCCCTGGTGCTCCAGGCCGCGTCCACCTCAAGGGCCGTTCCCGACCTCCTGGAGGCCCGAGGCCACGACGGCCTCGCCGGGGAGTGGCGGGCGAGCGACGTACCGGCCGCCCCGGCGCCCGGCGCGCTCCCCCGCGAACTCCCCAGCTCCCTGCGCCGGCGCGCCCTGGCGGCGCTCGGCCACCGGGAAGCGGGCGGCGCGCTGTTCCGCACGCCCACGGTCGAGGAGCTCAAGGCCGGGATCGCGGAGGGCGACGCGGACGCGCTGGTCTATCTGCTGGCAGGTGAGGGCGACGCGCTGGGCATGGCGATCGTGGTGGGCCCGGACATCGGCACCGGCGTACGGGCGCTGCCCCTGCTCTGCGACCAACACGGCGGCCCGCTGGAGCGCTACGTCGACGCGGCCGTACGGCACCAGTCCCAGCCGCACGACGCCGCCGCCGAAGAGGAGTGGGAGGAGGCCCTCTCGGAGCTGTGCGACTGGGCGACGGGAGCGGTGATCGCCCCCGTCCTGACCGGCGTCGCGGAACGGCTCAGCGAGAACGAGAACCGGCGCAAGGACCGTCCTGGGCCGCCCAGGATCGTGCTGGTGCCCTGCGGACGCCTCGGCATCGTCCCCTGGCACGCGGCTCGGATGCCCGCGGGATCACCCCACGCGTACGCGTGCCAGATCATGGTGTTCAGCTACGCGGCCTCCGGCAGGCAGTTCCTCGACACGGTCCGCCGCGCCCGCCGCGCCCCGGCCGCCGACCCCGTGCTGCTCGCCGACCCCAGCATGACCCTGCCCCACGCCGACCTGGAGGTCACCGCGCTGCACAGGAACCTCTATCCGGGGGCGCGGCTGTACGGAGAACTCTTCGACCCGCCCGTCGAACCGGAGGCCACCGGTACCCCTGACCACCTCCTCGACGTGCTCGCGGGCACCCCCTCCGTCCTCCACGTGGCCTGTCACGGATCCGCGGGGCTCAGCCCCACGGCGTCCGCACTGCAACTGGCGGAGCCCGAGGACGATCCCGGATCGCGGCCGGACGAGAACGATCCCCAGGACGCGCGCGCGAACCCCGGCATGCTGACCGTCTCCCGACTCCTCGGCCGCAGGGGCACGCGTACGGGTGAACCAGCGCCGGACGACGGCCCGTTGGTGGTACTCCCCGCCTGCCAGACGGACCTGTCCACCCGCGACCACGACGAAGCACTCACCCTGACGACGGCCTTCGTGGCGGGCGGCGCACGCGATGTGGTGGGCTCCCGTTGGTCCACCCGTGACTCCGCGTCGGCGCTGATGATGGTCGTGTTCCACCACTACGTGTCCGTGGAGGGGTTCAGCCCGGTGGACGCGCTCAGGGCAGCGCAGCTGTGGATGCTCGACCCGCACCGCCAGAACCCCGGTTCACTCGGCGGCGACCTGCTCGCCGAGTTGAAGAAGGGCCCCAGGCTGGACCACCCGGCAGACTGGGCACCCTTCATCCACCAGGGCTACCCCGGACCGGCCCTCAAAACCCCCGCCGCTCCCGGGGCCACCACCGCCTCTACCGCCTCCACGAGGGACGCCTCCACCAGGGACGCCTCAGCGAGGGACGCCGCCTCGGACGACACCTGA
- a CDS encoding glycoside hydrolase family 97 protein translates to MLGVTAGAAGAVLSGALTVPARAAAPADNAASSDAAAQDRVVVRSPDGRLRVDVRVTDGRLSYEVARGGRVLVARSGLGLDLAGKPSLTSGLVLDSVRRRTINESWRPVWGADALVRNHAKECVLRTVQPETGVRLDVVLRVFADGVGLRYHLPTQDGLDTWTVTAEHTEFALPPTATSWSLAAGTDWNADERHYRQLQLSEVETAQTPLTLATGDGEHIVVHEAALIDYPSMTLAAAPGRPGVLTSELISLPDGTKAHLSGEFSTPWRTLTIGDRPGDLAESHLIENLNEPCALPDTSWVSPGTYVGVWWELQRRYTTWTEGPQHGATTERVKQYIDFAKEAGASHVLAEGWNTGAGNQWTGQDFLTPQRDFDLPEVLRYARTNGVGFIAHNETRGFVDYYEQNMDKIFARYAELGIHAVKTGYATKFVLGGTQRSHFDQEAVRHFQRVITTAARHRIMIDAHEAIKPTGLARTYPNMMTGEGVAGMEQQNYKGRLGNPPAQATILPFTRYMGGPADYTPGVLNVTWDPAGLGTRVQTTSAAQLALYSLFFSPTQMLADTPENYRDHPGFAYLKGMPASWDETRFLDCVIGDYTVAARRKGDTWYLGAITDENERTLRIPLRFLGPGSHEAEIYRDADDTDWHDNPLPIDILTRTVRSSTVLTLRLVAGGGTAIRFRPGRSA, encoded by the coding sequence GTGCTGGGTGTTACCGCCGGGGCCGCTGGGGCCGTCCTCTCGGGAGCGCTCACCGTGCCCGCCCGTGCCGCAGCGCCCGCCGATAACGCAGCGTCCTCCGATGCCGCCGCGCAGGACCGGGTCGTGGTCCGTTCTCCCGATGGCCGGCTGCGGGTGGATGTGCGCGTGACGGACGGGCGGCTCTCCTACGAGGTCGCGCGTGGTGGGCGGGTTCTGGTGGCGCGTTCCGGGCTCGGTCTCGACCTGGCGGGGAAGCCGTCGCTGACCAGCGGGCTGGTGCTCGATTCCGTTCGGCGTCGGACGATCAACGAGTCGTGGCGTCCTGTGTGGGGGGCCGACGCGCTCGTCCGTAACCATGCCAAGGAGTGCGTACTGCGGACCGTGCAGCCGGAGACCGGCGTGCGCCTGGACGTGGTCCTCCGCGTCTTCGCCGACGGGGTCGGGCTGCGCTATCACCTCCCCACGCAGGACGGGCTCGACACCTGGACCGTCACCGCCGAGCACACCGAGTTCGCGCTGCCGCCCACCGCCACGAGCTGGTCACTGGCCGCGGGCACCGACTGGAACGCCGACGAGCGGCACTACCGGCAGCTTCAACTGTCCGAGGTCGAGACCGCGCAGACCCCGCTCACCCTGGCCACCGGGGACGGCGAGCACATCGTGGTGCACGAGGCCGCGCTCATCGACTACCCGAGCATGACCCTCGCCGCCGCCCCCGGTCGCCCCGGTGTTCTCACCAGCGAGTTGATCAGTCTGCCTGACGGTACGAAGGCGCACCTGTCGGGAGAGTTCTCCACGCCGTGGCGCACGCTGACCATCGGTGACCGACCCGGTGATCTCGCCGAGTCCCATCTGATCGAGAACCTCAACGAGCCGTGCGCGCTGCCCGACACCTCGTGGGTTTCGCCCGGTACGTATGTCGGTGTGTGGTGGGAATTGCAGCGCCGGTACACGACCTGGACCGAGGGGCCGCAGCACGGGGCGACGACGGAACGCGTCAAGCAGTACATCGACTTCGCCAAGGAAGCGGGTGCGAGCCACGTACTCGCCGAGGGCTGGAACACCGGCGCCGGCAATCAGTGGACCGGTCAGGATTTCCTCACCCCGCAGCGGGACTTCGACCTGCCCGAGGTGTTGCGCTATGCCCGTACCAACGGTGTCGGGTTCATCGCGCACAACGAGACCCGCGGTTTCGTCGACTACTACGAGCAGAACATGGACAAGATCTTCGCGCGCTACGCCGAACTCGGCATCCACGCGGTGAAGACGGGCTACGCCACCAAGTTCGTACTGGGCGGGACGCAGCGCAGCCATTTCGATCAGGAAGCCGTCCGTCACTTCCAGCGGGTCATCACCACCGCGGCCCGCCACCGGATCATGATCGACGCGCACGAGGCGATCAAGCCGACCGGTCTGGCGCGCACCTACCCGAACATGATGACGGGGGAGGGGGTGGCCGGGATGGAACAGCAGAACTACAAGGGGCGGCTCGGGAATCCACCCGCCCAGGCCACGATTCTGCCCTTCACCCGGTACATGGGCGGGCCCGCCGACTACACCCCTGGTGTCCTCAATGTGACGTGGGACCCGGCGGGCCTCGGCACCCGGGTGCAGACGACCTCCGCTGCCCAACTCGCTCTGTATTCGCTGTTCTTCAGCCCCACGCAGATGCTGGCCGATACCCCCGAGAACTATCGAGACCACCCTGGCTTCGCGTATCTGAAGGGTATGCCCGCCAGTTGGGACGAGACCAGGTTCCTCGACTGTGTGATCGGTGACTACACGGTCGCGGCCCGTCGGAAGGGTGACACCTGGTATCTCGGCGCCATCACGGACGAGAACGAGCGGACCCTGCGGATACCGCTGCGCTTCCTCGGACCCGGCAGCCACGAGGCCGAGATCTATCGCGACGCCGACGACACCGACTGGCACGACAATCCGCTGCCGATCGACATCCTGACCCGTACGGTGCGTTCGTCGACCGTACTCACCCTGCGGCTGGTCGCCGGTGGTGGCACGGCCATTCGGTTCCGTCCCGGACGTTCCGCGTGA
- a CDS encoding CBM35 domain-containing protein yields the protein MTGFNRRDFIRVAGVGAAALALPPVAAVGEASAGVVRPTALRGAVNGSGTWQVSATVLGWTFGGSVGSAATGITTRSGSDAVGAYTETTFTFQAGAREGGIRVYDGASCVVFTDTYVKSGANSGPFPTFSQYPKLARQLSHRDCFGRFQFNSFTSAADSPWVFFDDSGNTFLLSAASHFQDARTTQASNGSIAVGVLGSISTLPAGYTRRTILSVKAGIGAAHRAWGAALTRLAGKTPPANDSGVILNTLGYWTDNGADYYYKFDAAKGYTGTLLAVRDEWASQKIPMGYMQLDSWWYPKGPDSDWNALPDGTFLYEADKELFPDGLAAFQKRLDKPLVTHARWMDASSPYHDTYAFSNNVVTDPKFWQGVMDYLREGGVAVYEQDWLCTHAKPADNSLTEADAFFDNMARHSAADGIDLQYCMALPRDYLQSTLYSNLTTIRVSDDRFDRPKWDMFLYDSQLAGSLGVWPWADVFLSGETNNLLIANLSAGPVGVGDALGKVNAANLSKVARPDGVLVKPDVPIVPTDATYIGEAAGKLPAMVAATHVVHATGLTYRYVFAYARQSRAPQRVYQAEDATLSGVTVSTGESGYTGSGFADFQHADADYVEWTVRAPAPGTYTLQFRYANASFTDRPLAVKVNGAAARTLSFPSTGWWTSWSVVGLRATLSEGVNTVRATATGASGANIDWLGVTQGTVPTGLSQDVSFSLASLGVDGPAYVYDYYAGTGTPVASGGGVTATVTTGTYWVVAPVGPSGIAFLGDAGKFVPHGDKRVVHLNDDGHVNATLAFAADEGPVTLHGYAPRKPTVTATRGSVGAVTHNASTKLFTVSVTAGAGNQAVIAVAP from the coding sequence ATGACCGGATTCAACCGTCGCGATTTCATCAGGGTCGCCGGTGTCGGGGCCGCCGCCCTGGCCCTGCCGCCGGTAGCAGCGGTGGGGGAGGCGAGCGCGGGGGTGGTCCGGCCCACGGCTCTGCGGGGGGCCGTGAACGGGTCGGGTACCTGGCAGGTGAGCGCGACCGTGCTGGGCTGGACCTTCGGTGGTTCCGTCGGCTCCGCCGCGACCGGCATCACCACCCGTTCGGGGTCGGACGCGGTGGGCGCGTACACCGAGACCACGTTCACGTTCCAGGCGGGTGCGCGTGAGGGCGGCATCCGCGTCTACGACGGCGCCTCGTGTGTCGTCTTCACCGACACCTACGTCAAGTCGGGCGCCAACTCGGGGCCGTTCCCGACATTCAGCCAATACCCGAAGCTGGCTCGGCAGTTGAGTCACAGGGACTGCTTCGGAAGGTTCCAGTTCAACAGCTTCACCAGTGCGGCGGACAGCCCGTGGGTGTTCTTCGACGACTCGGGCAACACCTTCCTGCTCTCGGCGGCGAGCCACTTCCAGGACGCGCGGACCACCCAGGCCTCGAACGGCTCGATCGCCGTCGGCGTACTCGGTTCGATCTCCACCCTGCCCGCCGGCTACACCCGGCGTACGATCCTGTCGGTCAAGGCCGGGATCGGCGCCGCCCACCGTGCGTGGGGCGCCGCCCTGACGCGGTTGGCGGGCAAGACACCACCGGCCAACGACTCCGGAGTGATCCTCAATACGCTCGGCTACTGGACCGACAACGGCGCCGACTACTACTACAAGTTCGACGCGGCGAAGGGCTACACGGGCACCCTGCTGGCGGTCCGCGACGAGTGGGCGTCCCAGAAGATCCCCATGGGGTACATGCAGCTCGACAGCTGGTGGTACCCCAAGGGGCCGGACAGCGACTGGAACGCCCTGCCGGACGGCACCTTCCTCTACGAGGCCGACAAGGAGCTGTTCCCGGACGGACTGGCCGCGTTCCAGAAGCGGTTGGACAAGCCGCTCGTCACGCACGCCCGGTGGATGGACGCTTCGAGCCCCTACCACGACACGTACGCGTTCTCGAACAACGTTGTCACCGACCCGAAGTTCTGGCAGGGCGTCATGGACTACCTGCGCGAAGGGGGCGTCGCCGTCTACGAGCAGGACTGGCTCTGCACCCATGCCAAACCCGCCGACAACAGCCTCACCGAGGCCGACGCGTTCTTCGACAACATGGCCCGCCACTCCGCGGCCGACGGCATCGATCTCCAGTACTGCATGGCGCTGCCGCGCGACTATCTCCAGAGCACGCTCTACTCCAACCTGACGACCATACGGGTCAGCGACGACCGCTTCGACCGGCCGAAGTGGGACATGTTCCTCTACGACTCGCAGTTGGCCGGCTCGCTCGGAGTATGGCCCTGGGCCGACGTGTTCTTGAGCGGCGAGACCAACAACCTGCTGATCGCCAACCTGTCCGCGGGGCCGGTCGGCGTCGGGGACGCACTGGGGAAGGTGAACGCCGCCAACCTGTCGAAGGTGGCCCGCCCCGACGGTGTCCTCGTCAAACCCGACGTGCCGATCGTTCCCACCGACGCGACCTACATCGGCGAAGCCGCCGGGAAACTGCCTGCCATGGTCGCCGCCACCCACGTCGTGCACGCCACGGGGCTGACGTACCGCTATGTCTTCGCCTACGCCCGGCAGTCGCGTGCGCCGCAGCGCGTCTACCAGGCCGAGGACGCGACCCTCTCCGGGGTGACCGTCAGCACGGGCGAATCCGGATACACCGGCAGTGGGTTCGCCGACTTCCAGCACGCCGACGCGGACTACGTGGAGTGGACGGTGCGGGCGCCCGCCCCGGGCACGTACACCCTCCAGTTCCGTTACGCGAACGCCTCCTTCACCGACCGCCCGCTCGCGGTGAAGGTGAACGGCGCCGCCGCCCGCACCCTGTCGTTCCCCTCGACCGGCTGGTGGACGTCATGGAGCGTCGTCGGGCTGAGGGCCACCCTGAGCGAGGGCGTGAACACCGTACGCGCGACCGCCACCGGGGCGAGCGGCGCCAACATCGACTGGCTCGGCGTCACTCAGGGAACCGTGCCGACCGGCCTCTCCCAGGACGTCTCGTTCAGCCTGGCCTCGCTGGGCGTGGACGGACCCGCGTACGTCTACGACTACTACGCGGGCACCGGCACCCCGGTCGCCTCGGGCGGCGGTGTGACCGCCACCGTCACCACCGGTACGTACTGGGTCGTCGCGCCTGTCGGTCCCTCCGGCATCGCCTTCCTCGGTGACGCCGGAAAGTTCGTCCCGCACGGCGACAAGCGAGTCGTGCACCTCAACGACGACGGACACGTCAACGCGACCCTCGCCTTCGCCGCGGACGAGGGGCCTGTGACCCTGCACGGTTACGCCCCGCGCAAGCCGACCGTCACGGCCACCAGGGGCAGCGTCGGCGCCGTCACTCACAACGCCTCGACCAAGCTCTTCACCGTCTCCGTGACAGCGGGCGCGGGCAACCAGGCAGTCATCGCCGTCGCACCCTGA
- a CDS encoding alpha/beta hydrolase: MNNTVFVLVHGAWHGSWQWAATQRALAGLGAASVAVDLPGHGFGAPLPSGYLLPGRPGLLTERSQLADITMDDCADAVLDTLRRVRRYGRVVLVAHSAGGGPASLAAERAPELVDHVVYLSAFVPAGRPRFFDYLSAPENATARGQGLNLGDPEALGAVRVDPLSSDPAYVEELRQTHYHDTPVDRFDRWRSALSPDLPLAVPATPITLTAARWGRIPRTFLRCAQDRALPTAAQDLMIAEADLATPGEPFTVRTLPGSHNPFAARPQELAEALIR; encoded by the coding sequence CTGAACAACACTGTCTTCGTCCTCGTCCACGGTGCCTGGCACGGCTCGTGGCAGTGGGCGGCGACGCAGCGGGCGCTCGCCGGTCTCGGTGCCGCGAGCGTGGCCGTCGACCTGCCCGGCCACGGCTTCGGCGCTCCCCTGCCCAGCGGGTACCTGCTGCCCGGCCGCCCCGGCCTGCTGACCGAGAGATCACAGCTCGCCGACATCACGATGGACGACTGCGCCGACGCCGTCCTGGACACACTGCGCCGGGTCCGCCGCTACGGCCGTGTCGTTCTCGTCGCGCACAGCGCGGGCGGCGGTCCCGCCTCGCTGGCCGCGGAGCGCGCGCCCGAGTTGGTCGACCACGTCGTCTACCTCTCGGCGTTCGTCCCCGCGGGCCGACCCCGGTTCTTCGACTACCTGAGCGCACCCGAGAACGCCACCGCGCGGGGGCAGGGCCTCAACCTCGGTGATCCCGAGGCGCTGGGCGCCGTACGCGTCGACCCGCTCTCGTCGGACCCCGCCTACGTCGAGGAGCTGCGGCAGACGCATTACCACGACACACCCGTCGACCGCTTCGACCGCTGGCGCTCCGCGCTCAGCCCCGATCTGCCGCTGGCCGTCCCGGCGACCCCCATCACCCTGACCGCGGCACGGTGGGGCCGTATCCCGCGCACCTTCCTGCGTTGCGCGCAGGACCGGGCACTGCCGACGGCCGCACAGGACCTGATGATCGCGGAGGCCGACCTGGCCACGCCGGGCGAGCCGTTCACCGTCCGCACGCTGCCGGGCAGCCACAACCCGTTCGCCGCCCGCCCGCAGGAACTCGCCGAGGCCCTGATCCGGTGA